The DNA segment GTTTTTCACGTCTTCGGGCGTAAACATTCGGTTTCCTTTGGCGTTTTTTTTTGGTTTAAGAATGTCAAATTCACTGTCCCAAAAGCGAATAAGTGAGGCATTCACGTCAAAAGCTTTGGCAACTTCGCCAATGCTGTAATATCTTTTGTCTTTAGATAACTCTATATGCATAGTTATATTTTATTTTTTTGTCAACTAAATACTTTTTATATCTTTTCTAATGTTGAAATCCACTTATTGAATCTTGGACATTTATTTCTTATTTTATTTATGCCAATATCTTGAGCTATTAAAGAACCGTGAGTAACTTTAGAGTAATCTTTTATTATTCTTGTTAATCTTTTGGATGGAGCTGTAATGTTGCTGTCATTAATTAATTCTGGATTTTGATTATTATCTATGGTTTCGACCAAATAATTGTAATCTAAAAATTCATTTTCTTCAAATCCATTATTAAAAACATCAATATTACAAAATAATAATCCTTCAAATTCGTGTAATTGAATATATGGAATAAATCTAATTTGTAATTGCACTTGAATATCAGCTAACATCCCTTCTTCCATCAAATCCATTCCGATATTTTTATCAGTTTGTTTATTGGCTTGTGTCCAATTCGGATAATTATGATTGGCGTGAATGCCGTAAAAATCGATTAAAGTGGTTATGTAAGCTGTTTGGTCTTGTTTTAAATGTGTTTCAATTTGATGTTTCAGTGATGACCAATTCACGATTCCACCTGCTGTTTTTTTAATTGTTGGGTTTTGAATAATAATCCCAAATTGATTGAAATGAGGTTGCAAAATGTCATTGCAAAATTCCTGTTCAGTTTGTCCTTCACAAATTATAATGATGCGTTTCATATGTGTAAATTATATTTTTCAGCGGTCACATATGGTATCGCCTTTTTTCTCATTGGTGTTTGCTTGCGCAAACTTCTTGTTAATGGCGATTTCATATTATATTTTTACGAAAGTTTGTCCTGAATTAATAATATTTCTTTCCCATAAATCTCCCAATGTAAAATCATCCAACCATATTTTTAAATCCTCTGAATTTAATCTATTAAAAACAGTTTGGTTTTCTGCTACGCTTCTGTCAATAACAACAATGTCTTCAGGATTAAATTTACTTATTAATCCTGGTGATTGTGTGGCTACAATTACTTGAGACTTGCTGGATGCAACTTGTATCATTCCAGCCAATTTGCCAATGGCAAATGGGTGTAAGCCCAATTCTGGTTCGTCTATAATAATTACTGATGGAGGAGTTGGTTGCATCAATAATGTAGTTAATGCAATAAAACGCAATGTTCCATCGGATAATTGATAGGCAGAAAAATTACTTTCAGCATCTCCTTTGTCAATCCATCGTATGGCAATTTCATTTTCGTCCAATCGATTTGGTTCTAAAATTAATTTATCAATATAAGGAGCAACAGATTGTATTGTTTTTTCAATTCTGTTGTAAATTTTAGGATGGTTGATTTTTAATAAATAAAGAAAAGCAGGGAGGTTTCTTCCGTCTTGTTTCAAATACAGATTGTCATTTATATCACATTCTCTTCTTAAAAATGAAGTAGAAGAGGTATCGTGAAAATGGAATACCTGAATGTTTTTTAAATGGTCTTTTAGGTAATTATTTCTGTAAGAACCATTTTT comes from the Flavobacterium limnophilum genome and includes:
- a CDS encoding DUF4276 family protein; this encodes MKRIIIICEGQTEQEFCNDILQPHFNQFGIIIQNPTIKKTAGGIVNWSSLKHQIETHLKQDQTAYITTLIDFYGIHANHNYPNWTQANKQTDKNIGMDLMEEGMLADIQVQLQIRFIPYIQLHEFEGLLFCNIDVFNNGFEENEFLDYNYLVETIDNNQNPELINDSNITAPSKRLTRIIKDYSKVTHGSLIAQDIGINKIRNKCPRFNKWISTLEKI
- a CDS encoding MerR family transcriptional regulator, with the translated sequence MHIELSKDKRYYSIGEVAKAFDVNASLIRFWDSEFDILKPKKNAKGNRMFTPEDVKNLQLIYHLVKERGFTLEGARTHLKEGQKKTLDKFDIISKLETIKVQLTNIKNEL
- a CDS encoding AAA family ATPase — translated: MIDYLEIKGYKSIKKLELELKPINILIGSNGVGKSNFISFFKLINAIFNERLQKFVLEEKVDNLLYFGRKRTENLFGKLIFNSGDNNNNAYFFNLAQTKEGGLYFEKEASGFNVSKENNTNGYYYSSNIEESNITKNGSYRNNYLKDHLKNIQVFHFHDTSSTSFLRRECDINDNLYLKQDGRNLPAFLYLLKINHPKIYNRIEKTIQSVAPYIDKLILEPNRLDENEIAIRWIDKGDAESNFSAYQLSDGTLRFIALTTLLMQPTPPSVIIIDEPELGLHPFAIGKLAGMIQVASSKSQVIVATQSPGLISKFNPEDIVVIDRSVAENQTVFNRLNSEDLKIWLDDFTLGDLWERNIINSGQTFVKI